From a single Fulvivirga ulvae genomic region:
- a CDS encoding sterol desaturase family protein produces the protein MAILTFLLCALIIIVTFLFMEFVAWFTHKYVMHGFLWVWHRSHHKKHNHTLERNDLFALVFSLPSIGLIYYSTLINYSPYLLSVGIGILCYGVFYFIFHDIIVHQRIRWRPKKRSKYLERMINAHYIHHKKHTKEDGEAFGFLYAPKKYKVKDIRKS, from the coding sequence ATGGCAATATTAACCTTTCTCCTTTGTGCATTAATAATCATTGTCACTTTCCTATTTATGGAATTTGTAGCATGGTTTACCCATAAGTATGTTATGCATGGCTTTTTATGGGTATGGCACAGGTCACACCATAAAAAGCACAATCATACACTGGAAAGAAATGACCTGTTCGCCCTGGTCTTCAGTTTGCCCAGCATCGGGCTTATTTACTACTCTACCTTGATCAACTATTCTCCATATTTACTGTCAGTTGGGATAGGAATACTATGCTACGGGGTCTTTTATTTCATTTTTCATGACATTATAGTACATCAAAGAATCAGATGGCGTCCTAAGAAAAGAAGCAAATATCTGGAGCGTATGATCAACGCCCATTACATTCATCATAAAAAACACACAAAAGAAGATGGCGAAGCCTTTGGTTTCCTTTATGCTCCTAAAAAGTATAAAGTAAAAGATATAAGAAAATC